A single genomic interval of Cucumis sativus cultivar 9930 chromosome 5, Cucumber_9930_V3, whole genome shotgun sequence harbors:
- the LOC105434427 gene encoding elongation factor 1-alpha, whose translation MGKEKVHINIVVIGHVDSGKSTTTGHLIYKLGGIDKRVIERFEKEAAEMNKRSFKYAWVLDKLKAERERGITIDIALWKFETAKYYCTVIDAPGHRDFIKNMITGTSQADCAVLIIDSTTGGFEAGISKDGQTREHALLAFTLGVRQMICCCNKMDATTPKYSKSRYDEIVKEVSSYLKKVGYNPDKIPFVPISGFEGDNMIERSTNLDWYKGPTLLEALDQVHEPKRPSDKPLRLPLQDVYKIGGIGTVPVGRVETGIIKPGMVVTFAPTGLTTEVKSVEMHHEALQEALPGDNVGFNVKNVAVKDLKRGYVASNSKDDPAKEAASFTSQVIIMNHPGQIGNGYAPVLDCHTSHIAVKFGEILTKIDRRSGKELEKEPKFLKNGDAGFVKMIPTKPMVVETFSEYPPLGRFAVRDMRQTVAVGVIKSVEKKDPSGAKVTKSAAKKSGK comes from the exons ATGGGTAAGGAGAAGGTTCACATTAACATTGTGGTCATTGGCCATGTCGATTCTGGGAAATCGACCACCACTGGCCATTTGATTTACAAGCTTGGAGGTATTGACAAGCGTGTTATTGAGAGGTTTGAGAAGGAAGCTGCTGAGATGAACAAGAGATCGTTCAAATATGCTTGGGTTTTGGACAAGCTTAAGGCTGAACGTGAGCGCGGAATCACAATTGATATTGCTTTGTGGAAGTTCGAGACCGCCAAGTACTACTGCACTGTGATTGATGCTCCTGGGCATCGTGATTTCATCAAGAACATGATTACTGGTACTTCCCAGGCTGACTGTGCTGTTCTTATCATTGATTCAACTACCGGAGGTTTTGAAGCTGGTATTTCTAAGGATGGGCAGACTCGTGAACATGCCCTTCTTGCCTTTACCCTTGGTGTTCGACAAATGATCTGCTGCTGCAACAAG ATGGATGCCACTACTCCCAAATACTCCAAATCTAGATACGATGAAATCGTCAAAGAAGTTTCATCCTACCTCAAGAAAGTTGGCTACAACCCGGACAAAATCCCCTTTGTCCCCATCTCTGGATTTGAAGGTGACAACATGATTGAAAGATCCACCAATCTCGACTGGTACAAAGGCCCTACCCTTCTCGAAGCTCTCGACCAAGTCCACGAGCCCAAGAGACCATCTGACAAACCCCTTCGTCTTCCACTTCAAGATGTCTACAAGATCGGCGGCATTGGAACAGTCCCAGTAGGCCGTGTCGAAACTGGCATTATAAAACCCGGCATGGTCGTCACCTTCGCTCCAACTGGCCTCACTACTGAAGTAAAATCTGTTGAAATGCACCATGAAGCTCTCCAAGAAGCTCTCCCTGGTGACAATGTGGGATTCAACGTGAAGAATGTCGCTGTAAAAGATCTCAAACGTGGCTATGTTGCATCAAATTCGAAAGATGATCCAGCCAAAGAAGCTGCTAGTTTCACCTCACAAGTTATCATCATGAACCATCCAGGACAGATTGGAAATGGTTATGCCCCTGTTCTTGACTGCCACACCTCTCACATTGCAGTCAAGTTTGGGGAGATTCTAACAAAGATTGATAGAAGATCTGGTAAAGAACTGGAGAAAGAGCCTAAATTCTTGAAAAATGGTGATGCTGGATTCGTTAAGATGATCCCCACTAAGCCTATGGTGGTGGAAACGTTCTCTGAGTATCCACCACTTGGGAGATTTGCGGTCAGAGACATGCGGCAAACTGTGGCTGTTGGTGTGATCAAGAGCGTCGAAAAGAAGGACCCAAGTGGTGCTAAGGTCACCAAATCAGCTGCTAAGAAATCTGGTAAGTGA
- the LOC105435687 gene encoding uncharacterized protein LOC105435687, with product MILAYKESYNRVEDTDSSIIINQHPHPHPHQHHEQQQEEEDEEEDEEESVETLSLCDLPIYSDESNCDDYQSASFDDHNQEDDTFFEFFSHDFSVANSSYSGSDNIIFCGKLIPYKQPSDSQIKPSDNFSGKKSSVSDTRSGPGGIKSFDPFSISLTNNSIPEYIKRPKRKWKLQKYELPEERAMILQSSPMKSRWFLFLFGSARFPKEMELSEMRIRQRRSMRLPEQRQPSSEERKVEKGRSKGKKTTTFQALCKVLRALVIGCSSSNHRNGALMCRTFI from the coding sequence atgattctAGCTTATAAAGAATCGTATAACAGAGTAGAAGATACGGACTCCTCCATCATCATCAATCAACATCCACATCCACATCCACATCAACACCATGAACaacaacaagaagaagaagacgaagaagaagacgaagaagaatcTGTAGAAACGCTCTCTCTTTGCGACCTTCCAATTTACAGCGATGAATCTAATTGTGATGATTATCAGAGCGCTTCCTTTGATGATCATAACCAAGAAGATGATACATTCTTCGAGTTTTTCAGCCATGATTTCTCTGTTGCTAATTCATCTTATTCTGGATCTGACAACATTATCTTCTGCGGCAAATTGATTCCCTACAAACAACCAAGCGATTCCCAAATCAAACCATCGGACAATTTTTCTGGTAAGAAATCGTCTGTAAGTGATACTAGATCGGGACCAGGAGGAATTAAAAGCTTCGATCCGTTTTCGATTTCATTGACGAACAATTCCATTCCTGAGTACATCAAACGGCCAAAGAGGAAATGGAAATTGCAGAAATATGAGTTACCGGAAGAGAGAGCGATGATACTGCAATCGTCCCCGATGAAATCGCGGTGGTTCTTGTTCCTGTTTGGTAGCGCCAGGTTTCCGAAAGAGATGGAACTGAGTGAGATGAGGATAAGGCAACGCCGGAGCATGCGGTTGCCGGAACAACGGCAGCCATCGTCGGAGGAGAGGAAAGTGGAGAAAGGAAGAAGCAAAGGGAAGAAGACTACGACGTTTCAAGCGCTGTGTAAGGTTCTTAGGGCCTTGGTTATAGGCTGCAGTAGCAGCAACCATCGAAACGGCGCCTTGATGTGCAgaacttttatataa